The proteins below are encoded in one region of Berryella intestinalis:
- a CDS encoding AzlC family ABC transporter permease produces MLSRDNIQAAFGAAFPIVLGYVAIGIPCGILSSSIGMNALQVLIMCLLLYSGAGQFMIPNMWLAASPVASIVASVSLVNMRHILYSTSITSWVRDVPRPLSFFFAATITDESFGVNMNRFLAGDWSVERATWVNCFSWSSWTLSCVAGTFIGSALNIPLPIAAFAMTSIFICLMVTQKMTPSNIVAIATAVAGVFLCKLVGLSGPAILLGATLGVVAAIAFDRLREVLR; encoded by the coding sequence ATGCTTTCTCGCGATAACATACAAGCGGCCTTCGGCGCGGCTTTCCCCATCGTGCTCGGCTACGTGGCCATCGGGATCCCGTGCGGCATCCTCAGCTCGTCCATCGGGATGAACGCGCTTCAGGTCCTCATCATGTGCCTGCTTTTGTATTCGGGAGCGGGTCAGTTCATGATTCCCAACATGTGGCTGGCCGCCTCGCCGGTCGCCTCGATCGTGGCGAGCGTGTCGCTGGTGAACATGCGCCACATCCTGTATTCGACGTCCATCACGTCGTGGGTGAGAGACGTTCCCCGTCCGCTTTCGTTCTTCTTCGCGGCCACCATCACCGACGAGAGCTTCGGCGTGAATATGAACCGCTTTCTGGCGGGCGATTGGTCGGTCGAACGGGCTACCTGGGTGAACTGCTTCTCGTGGTCGTCGTGGACGCTCTCGTGCGTGGCGGGAACCTTCATCGGCAGCGCCCTGAACATACCCCTTCCCATCGCGGCCTTCGCCATGACCTCGATCTTCATCTGCCTTATGGTCACGCAGAAGATGACGCCGTCCAACATCGTCGCCATAGCGACCGCCGTTGCGGGCGTGTTCTTGTGCAAGCTCGTCGGCCTGTCGGGCCCGGCGATCCTGCTGGGAGCAACCCTCGGCGTCGTCGCGGCCATCGCGTTCGACCGGCTGAGGGAGGTGCTTCGATGA
- a CDS encoding RrF2 family transcriptional regulator, with translation MRISTKGLYAVRLMIYLTTKGQAEPVSLKEISETQCISKKYLEQITPSLTGAKLLKSTRGASGGYKLARPADKISIYDILDATEGSLSPVGALDDGDLEWTPASPFLEGSMWRGLDSLIREYLSGITLQKIVDDESPVAADSYAI, from the coding sequence ATGCGAATTTCCACCAAAGGCCTCTACGCCGTGCGCCTGATGATCTACCTGACCACGAAGGGCCAAGCCGAACCGGTGTCCCTGAAGGAGATCTCGGAAACCCAGTGCATCTCGAAGAAGTACCTCGAGCAGATCACGCCCAGCCTCACCGGAGCCAAGCTCCTGAAATCGACGCGCGGCGCATCAGGCGGGTACAAGCTCGCTCGCCCCGCCGACAAGATCAGCATCTACGACATCCTCGACGCAACGGAGGGAAGCCTCTCCCCCGTCGGAGCGCTCGACGACGGAGATCTCGAATGGACGCCGGCATCGCCCTTCCTCGAAGGCAGCATGTGGCGCGGGCTCGACAGCCTCATAAGGGAGTACCTGAGCGGCATCACGCTGCAGAAGATCGTCGACGACGAATCGCCCGTGGCGGCAGACAGCTACGCGATCTGA
- a CDS encoding carbohydrate-binding domain-containing protein, whose amino-acid sequence MNTPNNPSRFNVVARALRGAGRKAAGVALAGCMVASLAACTSASAGAASSAASGFASTAAASTAVDSTGYDLSYSDRDLDASYDASTATSIELSGTTASVSGSGAVAQGSTVTITEAGVYVVSGSLSDGQIVVSAADSDKVQIVLSGASITSSSGPALYVESADKVFVTLAAGTQNTLADSSSAVTDSEGDALDAALYSTADLTLQGTGSLSVTGSCNDGIKSKDDLVITGGTYTVSAVGDALVGKDCVKVKDGSFALTAGEDGIASSNEDDADRGFVSIDGGSFSIDAADDGVQAAHYIRVAGGSLNVKSGDDALHSDLDLEVTGGSVGIEAGDDGVHAEYGLSVSGGTVDVKSSVEGLEGQSISVSGGEVSIVSSDDGMNAATADATASSQSASASSAASPSGTASAAASQAAGASATTAAMPAQSQQPATGAPQGGGMPGGGGGGMETDENCSISISGGSVTVFSHGDGLDSNGTLSVTGGTVLVSGPSLSDNSAVDSGISATIDGGTVIAVGSVGMDGGFSSGTQAFATSSVSGSAGQEIVLYGSDGSEVARFTPASDYQTITVSAPGYAEGDSVSVSVGSQTLALSASTSATSSAGAGRMGGGMQMMQGRTGAFQSAASV is encoded by the coding sequence ATGAATACTCCGAACAACCCTTCTAGATTCAACGTCGTCGCCCGGGCCCTCAGGGGCGCGGGAAGGAAGGCCGCAGGCGTCGCGCTCGCCGGTTGCATGGTTGCGTCGCTTGCCGCCTGCACGAGCGCATCGGCGGGCGCCGCTTCGTCGGCCGCATCGGGCTTCGCTTCGACCGCAGCCGCATCGACTGCGGTCGACTCGACGGGATACGATCTTTCCTACTCGGATCGCGACCTCGATGCGAGCTACGACGCCTCCACGGCGACCTCCATCGAGCTTTCCGGCACCACCGCCTCTGTTTCGGGCAGCGGCGCCGTGGCGCAGGGGTCCACGGTCACCATCACCGAAGCGGGCGTCTACGTGGTGTCCGGTTCGCTGTCCGACGGGCAGATCGTGGTGAGCGCCGCCGACTCCGACAAGGTCCAGATCGTTTTGAGCGGCGCGTCGATCACGTCGTCGTCGGGGCCGGCCCTCTACGTCGAAAGCGCCGACAAGGTGTTCGTCACGCTTGCGGCCGGCACTCAGAACACGCTGGCGGATTCGTCGTCTGCGGTCACCGACAGCGAAGGCGACGCCCTCGACGCGGCGCTGTACAGCACGGCCGACCTCACGTTGCAGGGAACCGGGTCGCTTTCGGTGACGGGCTCGTGCAACGACGGCATCAAGTCGAAAGACGACCTGGTGATCACCGGGGGAACGTACACCGTGAGCGCGGTGGGCGACGCTTTGGTCGGCAAGGATTGCGTCAAGGTCAAGGACGGCTCCTTCGCGCTGACGGCGGGCGAGGACGGCATCGCGTCGTCGAACGAAGACGACGCCGACCGCGGGTTCGTCAGCATCGACGGAGGCTCCTTCTCGATCGATGCCGCCGACGACGGCGTGCAGGCCGCGCACTACATCCGCGTGGCGGGCGGTTCGCTGAACGTGAAGTCGGGCGACGACGCGCTGCACAGCGATCTCGACCTCGAGGTGACGGGCGGATCCGTCGGCATCGAGGCGGGCGACGACGGCGTGCATGCCGAGTACGGCCTGTCGGTGTCGGGCGGCACGGTCGACGTGAAGTCGAGCGTCGAGGGCCTCGAGGGGCAGTCGATATCCGTGAGCGGCGGGGAGGTGTCGATCGTCTCGAGCGACGACGGCATGAACGCGGCGACGGCGGATGCGACGGCTTCCTCCCAGAGCGCTTCGGCATCGTCTGCCGCATCGCCTTCTGGCACGGCGAGCGCGGCCGCCTCCCAGGCGGCGGGCGCGTCCGCGACGACCGCCGCGATGCCGGCCCAGTCGCAGCAGCCCGCGACGGGTGCCCCGCAGGGCGGCGGCATGCCCGGAGGCGGCGGGGGCGGCATGGAGACCGACGAGAACTGCTCGATATCCATTTCGGGCGGGAGCGTGACCGTCTTTTCGCACGGCGACGGCCTGGACAGCAACGGAACCCTGTCCGTGACCGGGGGGACGGTGCTCGTCAGCGGGCCTTCCTTGTCGGATAATTCGGCCGTCGACTCGGGGATTTCGGCGACCATCGACGGCGGCACGGTCATCGCCGTGGGAAGCGTGGGCATGGACGGGGGATTCTCGTCGGGAACCCAGGCCTTCGCGACGTCGAGCGTGAGCGGGTCGGCCGGCCAGGAGATCGTCCTGTACGGATCGGACGGATCGGAGGTCGCCCGGTTCACCCCGGCGTCCGACTACCAGACCATCACGGTTTCCGCCCCCGGGTACGCCGAGGGAGACAGCGTGAGCGTGTCGGTGGGGTCCCAGACGCTTGCGCTGAGCGCATCGACGTCGGCGACGTCCTCGGCGGGGGCGGGCCGCATGGGAGGCGGCATGCAGATGATGCAAGGGCGCACCGGGGCCTTCCAGTCCGCAGCGAGCGTTTAA
- the dgt gene encoding dGTP triphosphohydrolase, with translation MRVTRREDQELREREVLGGDATLSSESEGRDRSSAPDILRNDFQRDRDKILHSKAFRRLSHKTQVFLAVEGDHYRTRLTHTLEVSQISRTVARALSLNEDLTEAIALGHDLGHTPFGHAGEAALSDCLARREGLVLDGPSFAGSGDRSHLLFQHNRQSLRVVEAIENGGAGLNLTAEVRDGIVCHSGNLRAETLEGRVVAVSDRIAYVNHDIDDAIRAGLLSKADLPESTRAVIGKDHSERIESLVLDLVETSAEFGDIRMSDPMWAAMMELRSFLFDSVYTSSAVKTEADKASRLIGLLFEHYVEHPGEVPGEYRDIAGGDAVVAAVDYIAGMTDRFARDSFHDIFSPRSLRANELAS, from the coding sequence ATGCGCGTTACCAGAAGGGAAGACCAAGAGCTTCGCGAGCGCGAGGTTCTAGGCGGCGACGCGACGCTTTCGTCCGAGAGCGAGGGGCGCGACCGCTCGTCTGCGCCAGATATCCTCCGCAACGATTTCCAGCGCGATCGCGACAAGATCCTCCATTCCAAGGCGTTTCGCCGCCTGTCGCATAAAACGCAGGTCTTTCTGGCCGTGGAGGGCGACCACTACCGCACGCGCCTGACCCATACCCTCGAGGTGTCCCAGATCTCGCGCACGGTTGCGCGGGCCCTGTCGCTGAACGAGGATCTGACCGAAGCCATAGCCCTCGGCCACGATCTGGGGCATACGCCGTTCGGGCACGCGGGGGAGGCCGCGCTGTCCGATTGCCTTGCGCGCCGGGAGGGCCTCGTGCTGGACGGGCCGTCGTTCGCGGGCAGCGGAGACCGTTCCCACCTGCTGTTCCAGCACAACCGCCAGAGCCTGCGCGTGGTCGAGGCGATCGAGAACGGCGGTGCGGGGCTGAACCTGACGGCCGAGGTGCGCGACGGCATCGTGTGCCACAGCGGGAACCTGCGGGCCGAAACGCTCGAGGGGCGCGTGGTGGCCGTATCCGATCGGATCGCGTACGTGAACCACGATATCGACGATGCCATCAGGGCCGGCTTGCTGTCCAAGGCCGACCTGCCCGAGTCGACGCGCGCGGTTATCGGGAAAGACCATTCGGAGCGCATCGAGTCGCTCGTGCTCGACCTGGTCGAGACGTCGGCCGAATTCGGGGATATCCGCATGTCGGATCCCATGTGGGCCGCCATGATGGAGCTCCGCTCGTTCCTGTTCGACTCGGTGTACACCAGCTCTGCGGTGAAGACGGAGGCGGACAAGGCGTCTCGCCTGATAGGATTGCTGTTCGAGCACTATGTCGAGCATCCCGGCGAAGTGCCCGGCGAATACCGGGACATCGCGGGCGGGGATGCGGTGGTCGCCGCGGTCGATTACATCGCGGGGATGACCGACCGGTTCGCGCGCGACAGCTTCCACGACATCTTCTCGCCCCGCTCGCTGCGGGCGAACGAATTGGCGTCCTAA
- a CDS encoding AzlD domain-containing protein, with translation MTAPITWPDFFIILAVTASCMLASRVLPMMLLKGKELPTRVSDALGYIPPAAFAALVANDLLTPGMFDAGLWPAGAPLAAALVVMVVARLTKSLLWCAVAGIAAYSLLMLI, from the coding sequence ATGACCGCTCCCATCACCTGGCCCGACTTCTTCATCATCCTGGCCGTCACCGCATCGTGCATGCTTGCGAGCCGCGTGCTTCCCATGATGCTCCTGAAAGGAAAGGAGCTCCCGACGCGCGTGTCCGATGCGCTGGGATACATCCCTCCCGCGGCGTTCGCCGCGCTTGTCGCGAACGACCTTCTGACGCCGGGGATGTTCGATGCGGGTCTTTGGCCCGCGGGAGCCCCCCTCGCGGCCGCGCTGGTCGTGATGGTGGTCGCCCGGCTCACGAAGTCGCTGCTCTGGTGCGCCGTGGCGGGCATCGCAGCCTATTCGCTGCTCATGCTGATCTAG
- the mnmA gene encoding tRNA 2-thiouridine(34) synthase MnmA, producing the protein MKAPEHAYPSAGQRVLSAMSGGVDSSVATLALAEAGFDVQGVTLKLFENEDACLAESKTCCSLKDAEDARQVCLEIGVPHYVFNFTKTFNREVIDRFCDGYLGGMTPNPCVDCNRYVKFEALQARRRELGFDYVATGHYARRGYNERTGRYELRCGVDGNKDQSYVLFHLDQDTLEHMLFPLGELTKPQVRAMAAEHGFINADKRESQDICFVPDGDYARFIELRTGSRFEAGEIVDRSGTVLGTHDGLARYTVGQRKGIGVAAPEPLYVYAKDVEGNRLIVDFDRNTLCTRILVRDANFIARARLEEPAALRVKAHYRQAARPATVEQVGETNLVVTFAEPQRACAPGQFAVAYDGDTVVCGGTIERVLA; encoded by the coding sequence ATGAAGGCGCCCGAACACGCATACCCCTCGGCGGGACAGCGGGTCCTCTCCGCTATGAGCGGCGGCGTCGACAGCTCCGTTGCCACGCTCGCCCTCGCCGAAGCCGGCTTCGACGTGCAAGGGGTCACCCTCAAGCTGTTCGAGAACGAAGACGCCTGCCTCGCCGAATCGAAGACCTGCTGCTCGCTGAAAGATGCCGAGGACGCGCGGCAGGTCTGCCTGGAAATCGGCGTGCCGCACTACGTGTTCAACTTCACCAAGACGTTCAACCGGGAGGTCATCGACCGGTTCTGCGACGGATACCTTGGAGGGATGACCCCCAACCCCTGCGTCGACTGCAACCGCTACGTCAAGTTCGAGGCGTTGCAGGCGCGCCGGCGCGAGCTGGGGTTCGACTACGTGGCCACGGGCCACTACGCGCGGCGCGGCTACAACGAGAGGACGGGCCGCTACGAGCTGAGATGCGGCGTCGACGGGAACAAAGACCAGAGCTACGTTTTGTTCCACCTCGACCAGGACACGCTCGAGCACATGCTGTTCCCCCTCGGCGAGCTCACCAAACCCCAGGTGCGCGCGATGGCGGCCGAGCACGGGTTCATCAACGCCGACAAGCGCGAGAGCCAGGACATCTGCTTCGTCCCCGATGGCGATTACGCGCGGTTCATCGAGCTCAGAACAGGCTCGAGGTTCGAAGCGGGAGAGATCGTCGACCGCAGCGGAACGGTGCTGGGAACCCACGACGGGCTTGCGCGCTACACCGTCGGCCAGCGCAAGGGAATCGGCGTTGCGGCGCCGGAGCCGCTCTACGTCTACGCGAAGGACGTCGAGGGAAACCGGCTGATCGTCGATTTCGACCGCAACACGCTGTGCACCCGGATCCTCGTGCGCGACGCCAACTTCATCGCGCGGGCCCGTCTGGAAGAACCTGCCGCATTGCGCGTCAAGGCGCACTACCGCCAAGCCGCGCGGCCCGCAACCGTCGAGCAGGTTGGCGAGACGAACCTGGTCGTCACCTTCGCCGAACCGCAGCGCGCCTGCGCACCCGGGCAGTTCGCGGTGGCATACGACGGCGATACCGTCGTATGCGGCGGGACCATCGAGCGCGTCCTTGCCTAA
- the cysK gene encoding cysteine synthase A: MTVYKNVSELIGNTPLVELSNFEANHGLRATVIGKVESFNPAGSVKDRIAKAMIDQAKADGAIDDDTVFIEPTSGNTGIGLSAIAAATGHRIIITMPETMSVERRNLMKAYGAELVLTDGSKGMKGAIAKADELHAEIENSFIPGQFVNPANPAVHAATTGPEIWEATEGNIDILVAGVGTGGTISGTGSFLKSKNPDIKVVAVEPAGSPVLSEGRPGAHKIQGIGAGFVPDTLDTAVYDEIITITDEEAFETGRELAANDGLLVGISSGAAVTAARKLAERPENEGKVIVAILPDTGERYLSTAMFNF, from the coding sequence ATGACCGTCTACAAGAACGTGTCCGAGCTCATCGGAAACACCCCCTTGGTGGAGCTCTCGAACTTCGAGGCCAACCACGGGCTTCGCGCGACCGTCATCGGCAAGGTCGAGTCGTTCAACCCCGCCGGTTCGGTGAAAGACCGCATCGCCAAGGCCATGATCGATCAGGCCAAGGCCGACGGCGCCATCGACGATGACACCGTGTTCATCGAGCCCACCTCGGGCAACACCGGCATCGGGCTTTCCGCCATCGCCGCTGCGACCGGCCACCGCATCATCATCACCATGCCCGAGACCATGTCGGTCGAACGCCGCAACCTCATGAAGGCCTACGGCGCCGAGCTCGTCCTCACCGACGGCTCGAAGGGCATGAAGGGCGCCATCGCCAAGGCCGACGAACTTCATGCCGAAATCGAGAACTCCTTCATCCCCGGCCAGTTCGTCAACCCCGCCAACCCCGCCGTCCACGCCGCCACCACCGGCCCCGAGATCTGGGAGGCGACCGAGGGCAATATCGACATCCTCGTCGCGGGTGTCGGCACCGGCGGCACCATCTCGGGCACGGGTTCGTTCCTCAAGTCGAAGAACCCCGACATCAAGGTCGTCGCCGTCGAGCCGGCCGGCTCCCCCGTCCTGTCCGAAGGCCGCCCGGGCGCCCATAAGATCCAGGGCATCGGCGCCGGATTCGTTCCCGACACCCTCGATACCGCGGTGTACGACGAGATCATCACCATCACCGACGAAGAGGCGTTCGAGACCGGCCGCGAGCTCGCAGCCAACGACGGGCTGCTGGTGGGCATCTCGTCGGGCGCTGCCGTGACCGCCGCCCGCAAGCTGGCCGAGCGCCCCGAAAACGAGGGGAAGGTCATCGTCGCCATCCTCCCCGACACCGGCGAGCGCTACCTGTCCACCGCGATGTTCAACTTCTAG
- the ppdK gene encoding pyruvate, phosphate dikinase, translated as MTEQVKRVYRFGKDSQGVNVTEGAASMKGVLGGKGANLAEMANIGLPVPPGFTITCQTCMEYANAGNVWPDGALDEIRAYRVDLEERMGKKIGDASDPLLVSVRSGAPMSMPGMMDTVLNLGLNDESIQGLIAQTGNPRFAWDSYRRFIQMFSNVVIGLDGDLFENAIIAMKQRRGAASDTDLTAEDLAELVSEFKAIFSQNTSAADYPSLVVDGEVRFPQDPMVQLQLAIEAVFGSWNNPRATLYRQKNKIADDLGTAVNVQCMVFGNKGNTSATGVAFTRNPADGTKEFYGDYLVNAQGEDVVAGIRNTSPISELKHVEGLTEAGQELEDVFVLLENHFRDMMDIEFTIEQGKLWMLQTRAGKRTAASALKVAIDMQREGLISKEEAVCCVEPSQLDQLLHPQFDKNARYDVLARGLNASPGAAVGKVVFSAADAVEAAERGEKTVLVRWETTPDDLAGMIAAEGILTSHGGKTSHAAVIARGMGAPCVCGAEALRIDAEKKQATVVGTDVVLREGDIISLDGTTGIVVLGAVDLVQPELTGDLDTILEWADEFRTLGVRANADNPEDAQLSREFGAEGIGLDRTEHMFLGERKQIIQSFILNEDEETREKAIADLYAAQTGDFYGMFKAMDGLPVIVRLLDPPLHEFLESPRTLDVEIARMEASGADARAVAEKRALLAKIDSFVEANPMLGLRGCRLGIVYPILPVMQVRAIATAAARLKKEGLDPRPEIMIPLVSTVNELAKLREVAQRTIAEVVEAEGVELHLEIGTMIELPRAAVTADEIATQADFFSFGTNDLTQTTFGFSRDDVEGEFIPQYLTEKLLPYNPFATIDPGVAKLVKMGVDLGRQGNPDLTVGVCGEHGGDPDSIHAFHKIGLDYVSCSPYRVPVARLAAAQAALK; from the coding sequence GTGACTGAGCAAGTCAAACGCGTGTACCGGTTCGGTAAGGACTCCCAGGGCGTCAACGTGACCGAGGGTGCGGCGAGCATGAAGGGGGTGCTGGGCGGCAAAGGCGCCAACCTCGCTGAGATGGCCAACATCGGCCTTCCCGTTCCTCCCGGGTTCACCATCACCTGCCAGACCTGCATGGAGTACGCGAACGCCGGCAACGTCTGGCCCGACGGCGCCCTCGACGAGATCCGCGCGTACCGCGTCGACCTCGAAGAGCGCATGGGCAAAAAGATCGGCGACGCGTCCGACCCGCTTCTGGTCTCCGTCCGCTCCGGCGCTCCCATGTCGATGCCGGGCATGATGGACACGGTTCTGAACCTCGGCCTGAACGACGAATCCATCCAGGGGCTCATCGCCCAGACGGGCAATCCCCGTTTCGCATGGGACTCGTACCGCCGCTTCATCCAGATGTTCTCCAACGTGGTCATCGGGCTCGACGGGGACCTGTTCGAGAACGCCATCATCGCCATGAAGCAGCGCCGCGGCGCCGCCTCCGACACCGATCTGACGGCGGAGGACCTCGCCGAGCTGGTGTCGGAGTTCAAGGCGATCTTCTCCCAGAACACCTCGGCTGCCGATTACCCCTCCCTGGTGGTCGACGGCGAGGTGCGCTTCCCGCAGGATCCCATGGTCCAGCTGCAGCTGGCCATCGAGGCCGTGTTCGGCAGCTGGAACAACCCGCGCGCGACTCTGTACCGCCAGAAGAACAAGATCGCCGACGATCTGGGCACGGCTGTGAACGTCCAGTGCATGGTGTTCGGCAACAAGGGCAACACCTCGGCTACCGGCGTGGCGTTCACGCGCAACCCCGCCGACGGAACCAAGGAGTTCTACGGCGACTACCTGGTTAACGCCCAGGGCGAAGACGTCGTCGCGGGCATCCGCAACACGAGCCCCATCTCCGAGCTCAAGCACGTCGAGGGGCTCACCGAGGCCGGTCAGGAACTCGAGGACGTGTTCGTGCTGCTCGAGAACCACTTCCGCGACATGATGGACATCGAGTTCACCATCGAGCAGGGCAAGCTCTGGATGCTCCAGACCCGCGCGGGCAAGCGCACCGCCGCATCCGCCCTCAAGGTCGCCATCGACATGCAGCGCGAGGGCCTCATCTCCAAAGAGGAGGCCGTGTGCTGCGTCGAGCCCTCGCAGCTCGACCAGCTCCTCCATCCCCAGTTCGATAAGAACGCCCGCTACGACGTGCTCGCCCGCGGTCTGAACGCGTCGCCGGGCGCTGCGGTGGGCAAGGTCGTGTTCTCGGCCGCCGACGCGGTCGAAGCGGCCGAGCGCGGCGAGAAGACCGTCCTCGTGCGCTGGGAGACCACGCCCGACGACCTGGCGGGCATGATCGCCGCCGAGGGCATCCTCACCTCGCACGGCGGCAAGACCTCGCACGCCGCCGTGATCGCCCGCGGCATGGGCGCTCCGTGCGTGTGCGGCGCCGAGGCGCTGCGCATCGACGCCGAGAAGAAGCAGGCGACCGTCGTCGGCACCGACGTGGTGCTGCGCGAGGGCGATATCATCTCGCTGGACGGCACCACCGGCATCGTCGTCCTGGGCGCGGTCGATCTGGTCCAGCCCGAGCTGACCGGCGATTTGGACACCATTCTCGAATGGGCCGACGAGTTCCGCACTCTCGGCGTGCGCGCCAACGCCGACAATCCCGAAGACGCCCAGCTCTCCCGTGAGTTCGGCGCGGAGGGCATCGGCTTGGACCGCACCGAGCACATGTTCCTCGGCGAGCGCAAGCAGATCATCCAGAGCTTCATCCTCAACGAGGACGAAGAGACCCGCGAGAAGGCCATCGCCGACCTGTACGCCGCCCAGACCGGCGACTTCTACGGCATGTTCAAGGCGATGGACGGCCTGCCCGTCATCGTGCGCCTGCTCGACCCGCCGCTGCACGAGTTCCTGGAAAGCCCCCGCACCCTCGATGTCGAGATCGCGCGCATGGAGGCGTCCGGCGCCGATGCGCGCGCGGTTGCCGAGAAGCGCGCGCTTTTGGCCAAGATCGATTCGTTCGTCGAAGCCAACCCGATGCTGGGCCTGCGCGGCTGCCGTCTGGGCATCGTGTACCCGATTCTCCCGGTCATGCAGGTCCGCGCCATCGCGACGGCGGCGGCCCGCCTGAAGAAAGAAGGGCTCGATCCTCGTCCCGAGATCATGATTCCCCTGGTCAGTACTGTAAACGAGCTGGCGAAGCTGCGCGAGGTCGCCCAGCGCACCATCGCTGAAGTGGTCGAGGCGGAAGGCGTCGAGCTCCATCTGGAGATCGGCACCATGATCGAGCTCCCGCGCGCGGCCGTCACCGCCGACGAGATCGCCACGCAGGCCGACTTCTTCAGCTTCGGCACGAACGACCTCACGCAGACTACGTTCGGCTTCAGCCGCGATGACGTCGAGGGCGAGTTCATCCCGCAGTACCTCACCGAGAAGCTGCTGCCCTACAACCCCTTCGCGACCATCGACCCGGGCGTTGCGAAGCTGGTGAAGATGGGCGTCGATCTGGGCCGTCAGGGCAATCCCGACCTCACGGTCGGCGTGTGCGGCGAGCACGGCGGGGATCCTGACTCCATCCACGCCTTCCACAAGATCGGGCTCGATTACGTCAGCTGCTCTCCCTACCGCGTCCCGGTTGCGCGCCTCGCCGCCGCCCAGGCCGCTCTGAAGTAG